From Streptomyces griseorubiginosus, one genomic window encodes:
- a CDS encoding DUF3046 domain-containing protein, which translates to MRLTVFWQRMAEHFGPGYADTFARDHVMAELGGRTVHEALDSGWDAKDVWRVVCTVMNVPAERH; encoded by the coding sequence ATGCGGTTGACGGTCTTCTGGCAGCGGATGGCGGAGCACTTCGGTCCGGGGTACGCCGACACCTTCGCGCGCGATCATGTGATGGCGGAGCTCGGTGGGCGCACGGTGCACGAGGCGCTGGACTCCGGCTGGGACGCCAAGGACGTGTGGCGTGTGGTGTGCACCGTGATGAACGTTCCGGCGGAGAGGCACTGA
- a CDS encoding AzlD domain-containing protein has protein sequence MNTWIAIGVTALGCYVVKLLGLLVPAGVLDRPLVKRLAALLPVALLAALTAQQTFADGRVPVVDARAAGLAAAAVALLLRAPFLLVVAAAVVVTAGVRALGA, from the coding sequence GTGAACACCTGGATCGCGATCGGCGTCACCGCCCTCGGTTGCTATGTCGTCAAGCTTCTCGGGCTGCTGGTGCCCGCGGGCGTTCTCGACCGGCCCCTGGTGAAGCGCCTCGCCGCACTGCTGCCGGTGGCCCTCCTGGCCGCGCTCACCGCTCAGCAGACCTTCGCCGACGGGCGGGTGCCGGTGGTCGACGCGCGCGCCGCGGGACTGGCCGCGGCGGCTGTGGCGCTCCTCCTGCGGGCTCCGTTCCTGCTCGTCGTCGCCGCCGCGGTGGTCGTGACGGCCGGGGTGCGGGCCCTGGGGGCGTGA
- a CDS encoding AzlC family ABC transporter permease, which yields MAVGLSGFAFGVTSAGSGLTLPQTCALSLLVFTGASQFALVGALAAGGSPFTAAAGAFFLGVRNAFYGLRLSQLLALPRMLRPFAAQWVIDETAAVSLAQPTRRAGRIGFAVTGLTLYVLWNLTTLLGALGADAIGDTRVWGLDAAGPAVFLALLAPMVKSGTERAVAGLAVLLGLGLLPVLPAGVPVLAAALAAPLVLWVRGRRERAREEGR from the coding sequence GTGGCCGTCGGACTGTCCGGTTTCGCCTTCGGGGTGACCTCGGCCGGCAGTGGACTCACGCTGCCGCAGACCTGTGCGCTCAGCCTTCTGGTGTTCACCGGCGCGTCCCAGTTCGCCCTGGTGGGAGCGCTCGCGGCCGGGGGGAGTCCGTTCACCGCGGCCGCCGGAGCCTTCTTCCTGGGAGTGCGCAACGCGTTCTACGGGCTGCGGCTGTCGCAGTTGCTGGCTCTGCCGCGCATGCTGCGCCCGTTCGCCGCCCAGTGGGTCATCGACGAGACGGCCGCGGTCTCGCTGGCGCAGCCCACGCGGCGAGCCGGCCGGATCGGGTTCGCCGTCACGGGGCTCACCCTGTATGTGCTGTGGAACCTGACCACCTTGCTGGGGGCCCTGGGCGCCGACGCGATCGGGGACACGCGCGTGTGGGGGCTGGACGCGGCCGGGCCCGCCGTGTTCCTCGCGTTGCTCGCGCCCATGGTGAAGAGCGGCACCGAGCGGGCGGTGGCCGGGCTCGCCGTGCTGCTGGGGCTCGGGCTGCTTCCTGTGCTGCCCGCCGGGGTGCCGGTGCTGGCGGCCGCTCTCGCCGCGCCGCTGGTCCTGTGGGTGCGAGGGCGTCGGGAGCGGGCGCGGGAGGAGGGGCGGTGA
- a CDS encoding AraC family transcriptional regulator: MAGSSERARHWRYAALPGVDLLRARYVRKTFVRHTHENFVIAAIADGVEVFQHRGADQYAGAGALALVNPDTAHTGRAGVPEGWRYGAVYPSPEVVAGIAAETSSLRGTPGFVKPVLDDPYAVRLVHQVLRAAEEGNALAADTLLRVAVTRLLRVNGGVLPERDVRSAGARVAVRARAVLEERMAEPPSLERLAADLGTSPFALLRAFRGVYGMPPHTWLTDARVRRAQRLLDAGAGPAATAVEVGFTDQSHLNRHFTRIVGVPPGAYQRERKNVQDSSEALLVASEAWQNRPLSQIRTPTVEEGRTPPSYETPSGSGWPSDCPVSPSG, encoded by the coding sequence ATGGCGGGTTCCAGCGAGCGGGCCAGGCATTGGCGGTATGCCGCCCTGCCCGGGGTTGATCTGCTGCGGGCGCGGTATGTGCGGAAGACGTTTGTGCGGCATACGCATGAGAACTTCGTGATCGCTGCCATTGCCGACGGAGTGGAGGTCTTTCAGCATCGGGGGGCCGATCAGTACGCGGGGGCCGGGGCGCTGGCTCTGGTGAATCCTGATACGGCTCATACGGGGCGGGCCGGGGTGCCGGAGGGGTGGCGGTACGGGGCTGTGTATCCGTCGCCCGAGGTTGTGGCCGGGATTGCCGCCGAGACCAGTTCGCTGCGCGGGACGCCGGGGTTCGTGAAGCCCGTGCTCGATGATCCGTACGCCGTGCGGCTGGTGCATCAGGTGCTGCGGGCCGCCGAGGAAGGGAACGCCTTGGCCGCCGACACCTTGTTGCGGGTGGCCGTGACGCGGTTGCTGCGGGTGAACGGCGGGGTGCTGCCGGAGCGGGACGTGCGGTCAGCCGGAGCGCGGGTGGCGGTCCGGGCGCGTGCCGTGCTGGAGGAGCGGATGGCTGAGCCGCCCTCTCTGGAGAGGCTGGCGGCTGATCTCGGGACCAGTCCGTTCGCGCTGCTGCGTGCCTTCCGAGGGGTCTACGGGATGCCGCCGCACACGTGGCTGACCGATGCCCGGGTGCGGCGGGCTCAGCGGTTGCTGGACGCGGGGGCCGGCCCGGCCGCCACCGCCGTCGAGGTGGGGTTCACGGACCAGTCGCATCTGAACCGGCACTTCACGCGGATCGTCGGTGTGCCGCCCGGGGCCTACCAGCGGGAGCGCAAGAACGTACAAGACTCTTCGGAGGCACTGCTCGTAGCGTCCGAGGCGTGGCAGAACAGACCGCTCTCGCAGATACGCACCCCGACGGTGGAGGAAGGCCGGACGCCGCCGTCGTACGAGACGCCCTCGGGGTCGGGGTGGCCGTCGGACTGTCCGGTTTCGCCTTCGGGGTGA
- a CDS encoding ATP-dependent helicase, with amino-acid sequence MVSPAHQALNTFSPATRGWFTGAFDAPTTAQAGAWQAIAEGSDVLVVAPTGSGKTLAAFLAALDQLASTPPPADPKKRCRVLYVSPLKALAVDVERNLRSPLTGIRQESVRLGLPEPEVKVGIRSGDTPAAERRALSTRPPDILITTPESLFLMLTSATRDALTGIETVILDEVHAVAGTKRGAHLALSLERLDELLPKPARRIGLSATVRPVDEIARYLSPHRKVEIVQPKSGKEFDLSVVVPVEDLGELGGSPVADANDGSGNAERPSIWPHVEERIADLVQSHRSTIVFANSRRLAERLCNRLNEIAYERATGEPLDEHHAPAELMGGSGAAQGAPQVIARAHHGSVSKEQRALVEEDLKAGRLPAVVATSSLELGIDMGAVDLVVQVESPPSVASGLQRVGRAGHQVGAVSTGVVFPKYRGDLVQAAVVTERMRTGSIESLKVPANPLDVLAQQLVAMTAMDTWQLDDLLATVRRAAPFASLPESAFTAVLDMLAGRYPSDAFAELRPRVVWDRIAGTITGRPGAQRLAVTSGGTIPDRGLFGVFLAGSDPKKGGGRVGELDEEMVYESRVGDVFTLGTSSWRIEDITRDRVLVSPAPGVPGRLPFWKGDQLGRPLELGRAVGAFLREVGSLPKEDARLRLLAAGLDAWAADNVLSYLDEQREACGHIPDDRTIVVERFRDELGDWRVVVHSPFGAQVHAPWALALGAKLSERYGMDAQVMHADDGIVLRLPDADLMSLDLLDREPTAIGTEYDAEQAPVGAADVVFDKGEVDQMVTDQVGGSALFASRFRECAARALLLPRRNPGKRTPLWQQRQRASQLLQVASEFGSFPIVLEAIRECLQDVFDVPGLVELMGDLESRKVRLVEVTTPEPSPFARSLLFGYVAQFLYEGDSPLAERRAAALSLDSRLLAELLGQAELRELLDAEVLSELERELQWLTEDRRVKDAEGVADVLRLLGPLTDAELAERGAEPQWAHDLARARRAIKVRVAGADHWAAIEDAGRLRDALGTALPVGVPEAFTEPVKDPLGDLLARYARTHGPFTSATVAARFGLGTAVTEGALQRLAASGRVVQGEFHPAGIGQEWCDATVLRRLRRRSLAALRHELEPVPPPALAQFLPQWQHIGKGHSLRGVDGLVRAVEQLQGASVPASALEKLVLPSRVTHYTPAMLDELTAAGEIVWAGAGALPGKDGWVSLYLADAAPLLLPPPHPLELTALHQSVLDALAGGYGLFFRQIADQVRATTHPDATDPQLADAVWDLAWSGRLTNDTLTPLRALLGSGRTAGSTAHRAKRSIPRGRYGSLTAAARTASRTGPPTVAGRWSLLPAREPDPTVRAHALARTLLDRHGVVTRGAVTAEGVEGGFSATYRILSAFEDSGQARRGYVVEGLGAAQFAMDGAVDRLRAVSNARDRGEPLPPTAPGPTAADDDLTDPDTTTPEDFDWADAFGPFDPPTDLDGQPTHRTPTPASPASRDEYISPRDYPPTPSPDHYSHLTPGSGFGNRRNTTADASRAVVLAAADPANAYGAALPWPDPPTEAGHKPGRKAGSLVVLVDGELTLYMERGGKTLLAWPSTPDTAPTDDPRLRVAAESLAAAAKAGSLGTVTVERINGTPALTSPTGTLLESTGFIATPRGLRLRA; translated from the coding sequence ATGGTCAGCCCAGCACACCAAGCCCTCAACACCTTCTCCCCCGCAACCCGCGGCTGGTTCACGGGCGCCTTCGACGCCCCCACCACCGCCCAGGCAGGCGCCTGGCAGGCCATCGCCGAGGGCTCGGACGTGCTGGTCGTGGCCCCCACCGGCTCCGGCAAAACCCTCGCCGCCTTCCTCGCCGCCCTGGACCAGCTCGCCTCCACACCCCCACCCGCCGACCCCAAGAAGCGCTGCCGGGTCCTCTACGTCTCCCCCCTGAAGGCCCTCGCCGTCGACGTGGAGCGCAACCTCCGCAGCCCCCTCACCGGCATCCGCCAGGAATCCGTCCGCCTGGGCCTGCCCGAACCCGAGGTCAAGGTCGGCATCCGCTCGGGCGACACCCCCGCGGCCGAGCGCCGAGCCCTCTCCACCCGCCCCCCGGACATCCTGATCACCACCCCGGAATCCCTGTTCCTGATGCTGACGTCGGCGACCCGCGACGCGCTCACCGGCATCGAGACAGTGATCCTCGACGAGGTGCACGCCGTGGCCGGCACCAAGCGCGGCGCCCACCTGGCCCTCTCCCTGGAGCGCCTGGACGAACTCCTCCCGAAGCCGGCCCGCCGCATCGGCCTGTCCGCCACGGTCCGCCCGGTGGACGAGATCGCCCGCTACCTCTCCCCGCACCGCAAGGTGGAGATCGTCCAGCCGAAGTCGGGCAAGGAGTTCGACCTCTCGGTGGTGGTCCCCGTGGAGGACCTCGGCGAACTCGGCGGCTCCCCGGTCGCCGACGCCAACGACGGCAGCGGCAACGCGGAACGCCCCTCGATCTGGCCCCATGTCGAGGAGCGCATCGCCGACCTCGTCCAGTCCCACCGCTCCACGATCGTCTTCGCGAACTCCCGCCGCCTCGCGGAACGCCTCTGCAACCGCCTCAACGAGATCGCCTACGAGCGGGCCACGGGCGAACCCCTGGACGAACACCACGCCCCCGCGGAGCTCATGGGCGGCTCGGGCGCGGCCCAGGGCGCACCCCAGGTCATCGCGAGGGCCCACCACGGCTCGGTCTCCAAGGAACAGCGCGCCCTGGTCGAGGAGGACCTGAAGGCAGGAAGACTCCCCGCGGTCGTGGCCACCTCCAGCCTCGAACTCGGCATCGACATGGGCGCGGTGGACCTGGTGGTCCAGGTCGAATCACCCCCCTCGGTGGCCTCCGGCCTGCAACGCGTCGGCCGCGCGGGCCACCAGGTCGGCGCCGTCTCCACCGGCGTGGTCTTCCCGAAGTACCGCGGCGACCTGGTCCAGGCGGCGGTCGTCACCGAGCGCATGCGCACCGGCTCCATCGAGTCCCTCAAGGTCCCGGCGAACCCCCTGGACGTGCTCGCCCAGCAACTGGTCGCGATGACCGCCATGGACACCTGGCAGCTGGACGACCTCCTGGCCACCGTCCGCAGGGCGGCCCCCTTCGCCTCCCTGCCCGAGTCCGCGTTCACCGCGGTCCTGGACATGCTCGCGGGCCGCTACCCGTCCGACGCCTTCGCCGAGCTGCGCCCGCGCGTGGTCTGGGACCGTATCGCCGGGACCATCACCGGCCGCCCCGGCGCCCAGCGCCTCGCCGTCACCTCCGGCGGCACCATCCCCGACCGTGGCCTCTTCGGCGTCTTCCTCGCCGGCTCCGACCCCAAGAAGGGCGGCGGACGGGTCGGCGAGCTGGACGAGGAGATGGTCTACGAGTCGCGCGTGGGGGACGTCTTCACGCTCGGCACCAGTTCCTGGCGCATCGAGGACATCACCCGCGACCGCGTCCTGGTCTCCCCCGCCCCCGGCGTCCCCGGCCGGCTCCCGTTCTGGAAGGGCGACCAGCTGGGCCGCCCCCTCGAACTGGGCCGCGCGGTGGGCGCGTTCCTCCGCGAGGTCGGCTCGCTCCCCAAGGAGGACGCCCGCCTGCGCCTCCTCGCGGCCGGCCTGGACGCCTGGGCGGCCGACAACGTCCTGTCGTACCTCGACGAACAGCGCGAGGCCTGCGGCCACATCCCGGACGACCGCACCATCGTCGTGGAGCGCTTCCGCGACGAACTCGGCGACTGGCGGGTCGTCGTCCACTCCCCCTTCGGCGCCCAGGTCCACGCCCCCTGGGCGCTGGCTCTCGGCGCCAAGCTCTCCGAGCGCTACGGCATGGACGCCCAGGTCATGCACGCCGACGACGGCATCGTGCTCCGGCTGCCGGACGCGGACCTGATGAGCCTGGACCTCCTCGACCGGGAACCGACCGCGATCGGCACGGAATACGACGCGGAGCAGGCCCCCGTGGGCGCCGCGGACGTCGTCTTCGACAAGGGCGAGGTCGACCAGATGGTCACCGACCAGGTCGGCGGCTCGGCCCTGTTCGCCTCCCGCTTCCGCGAGTGCGCCGCCCGCGCGCTCCTGCTCCCCCGTCGCAACCCCGGCAAGCGCACCCCCTTGTGGCAGCAGCGCCAGCGTGCCTCCCAACTGCTCCAGGTGGCGAGCGAGTTCGGTTCGTTCCCGATCGTCCTGGAGGCGATCCGCGAGTGCCTCCAGGACGTCTTCGACGTACCGGGCCTCGTGGAGCTGATGGGCGACCTGGAGTCCCGCAAGGTCCGCCTGGTCGAGGTCACCACCCCCGAGCCCTCGCCCTTCGCGCGCTCCCTCCTCTTCGGTTACGTCGCACAGTTCCTGTACGAGGGTGACTCGCCCCTCGCCGAGCGCCGCGCGGCCGCCCTGTCACTGGACTCCCGGCTGCTGGCCGAGCTGCTCGGCCAGGCGGAGCTGAGGGAACTGCTCGACGCCGAGGTGCTGAGCGAGCTGGAGCGGGAGCTCCAGTGGCTCACCGAGGACCGCCGGGTCAAGGACGCCGAGGGCGTCGCGGACGTCCTCCGTCTGCTCGGCCCGCTCACGGACGCCGAGCTGGCCGAGCGGGGCGCCGAACCGCAGTGGGCGCACGACCTCGCCCGAGCCCGCCGCGCGATCAAGGTCCGTGTCGCGGGCGCCGACCACTGGGCGGCGATCGAGGACGCGGGCCGCCTGCGCGACGCCCTCGGCACAGCACTGCCGGTCGGCGTCCCGGAGGCCTTCACCGAGCCGGTCAAGGACCCCCTCGGCGACCTTCTCGCCCGGTACGCCCGCACCCACGGCCCGTTCACCTCGGCGACGGTCGCGGCCCGCTTCGGCCTGGGCACGGCGGTCACCGAGGGCGCGTTGCAGCGGCTCGCCGCGAGCGGGCGTGTCGTACAGGGCGAGTTCCACCCGGCGGGCATCGGCCAGGAGTGGTGCGACGCGACCGTGCTCCGCCGCCTGCGCCGCCGCTCCCTGGCCGCCCTGCGCCACGAACTCGAACCGGTGCCACCACCAGCCCTCGCCCAGTTCCTCCCGCAGTGGCAGCACATCGGCAAAGGCCACTCCCTGCGGGGCGTAGACGGTCTGGTGCGGGCGGTCGAGCAACTCCAAGGCGCGTCCGTGCCGGCCTCCGCCCTGGAGAAGCTCGTCCTGCCGTCGCGCGTCACCCACTACACCCCGGCCATGCTCGACGAGCTCACCGCCGCCGGGGAGATCGTGTGGGCCGGGGCGGGCGCGCTCCCCGGCAAGGACGGCTGGGTCTCCCTCTACCTCGCGGACGCGGCCCCGCTCCTCCTGCCCCCACCCCACCCCCTGGAGCTGACGGCACTCCACCAGTCCGTCCTGGACGCCCTCGCCGGCGGCTACGGACTGTTCTTCCGCCAGATCGCCGACCAGGTCCGCGCCACCACCCACCCCGACGCCACCGACCCCCAACTGGCCGACGCCGTATGGGACCTGGCCTGGTCCGGCCGGCTCACCAACGACACCCTCACCCCCCTGCGCGCACTCCTGGGCTCGGGCCGCACCGCGGGCTCCACCGCCCACCGCGCCAAACGCAGCATCCCGCGCGGCCGCTACGGCTCCCTCACCGCCGCCGCACGCACCGCTTCACGCACCGGCCCGCCGACGGTGGCCGGCCGCTGGTCCCTCCTGCCCGCACGCGAGCCCGACCCGACCGTGCGCGCCCACGCCCTGGCCCGCACCCTCCTCGACCGGCACGGAGTGGTCACGCGCGGAGCGGTCACGGCGGAGGGCGTGGAGGGCGGCTTCTCGGCGACGTACCGCATCCTGTCCGCCTTCGAGGACAGCGGCCAGGCCCGCCGCGGCTACGTGGTGGAGGGCCTCGGCGCCGCCCAGTTCGCCATGGACGGAGCAGTGGACCGCCTACGGGCGGTGTCCAACGCCCGCGACCGGGGCGAACCCCTCCCGCCCACAGCTCCGGGACCCACCGCCGCCGACGACGACCTCACCGACCCGGACACCACCACACCCGAGGACTTCGACTGGGCGGACGCCTTCGGCCCCTTCGACCCACCCACCGACCTGGACGGCCAACCCACCCACCGAACCCCCACCCCGGCCTCCCCGGCCTCCCGCGACGAGTACATCTCCCCACGGGACTACCCCCCGACCCCCTCGCCGGACCATTACTCCCACCTCACGCCCGGCTCAGGCTTCGGCAACCG